The Aptenodytes patagonicus chromosome 25, bAptPat1.pri.cur, whole genome shotgun sequence genome window below encodes:
- the SUGP2 gene encoding SURP and G-patch domain-containing protein 2 isoform X1 has protein sequence MASRRITRETFDAVVQDKVKRYRMDRSDAIEDTIHHFKAHSRPVPRPRYEDSFHDDGRYTHDNAQHHPHDDWSEDPRDDYPGPSYRSTSPLIRKDNYYHEQYGRPASRDREFGRPASRDREYGRPASHDREYGRPASHDREYGHPASHNREYGRPTSHEREYGGLASHDQDYGPPDSWESTGPHETDFSSSDILGDFRSPGLMEDEYGNMENQEYDVDFGIQSDSEFRPPIRRGNIGRGRALRGKRITRGAVKTKVFKGDIKTPLKKWNTKKLQPGPDQKPAMQPDQMPEAAERPNQRPVTVQRPNPKLPPRPNQRPTITTQRPILRLPKPAHVFRNLNFDLVDKSDIFSTFGIEIIKWAGFHAIKNDAEFSRLFGALFELETETCAKMLASFKCSLKPEHRDYCFFTIKSLQHAALKTPKVDNEFLNMLLDKGAVKTKNCFFEIIKPFDKYIMRLQDRLLKGVTPLLMACNAYELSIKTSGFGNPREMASAFETTVSLCRKSLALLGQTFALASVFRQEKILEAVGLQEMAPAPTLFPNFDDSTLFGREYIENLKAWLEKSGYPIQMKKTEPESTVQLKKPSPDTKVKTPQRADRKVVETIEQLVNSIVSGTLSAKERNAQKNCPEYWFLSDEDSLEYKYYRLKLSEMQRRTSSGKEVGGEGRTLEESATESVRAMLYARKVASIKRRLFKRKRLGIITQHGIRGRKVRRATIGTQTVLSAGTVLKHQEKHLQGSVQSKPSVSETSLSEKNSSLDTTSSSQCAASSEVSLPAEERADSEDLLAPPELFPPLSSQFPDVDAKTMETAEKLAKFVAQVGPEIEQFSIDNSADNPDLWFLQDRNSSAFKFYRMKVYELCPSINFSAVSEATDAGEGAKPEERNLDISEEEEDEEEEEEDNEEEAEFEEDTSQPLEEMEMEQAEEGEEDDMSAGRSVENLAEEMISKTGEEISTGEMQLAASSDGAIPNLSTQASTPAPGTLFPRKRISSKSLKVGMIPASKRICLIEEPKVHEPVRIAYDRPRGCPVTKKKKKPKDLEFSHKKLTNRNVGFQMLQKMGWQEGHGLGTRGKGIREPVKVGATSAGEGLGVAGEENKEDAFDVFRQRMIQMYRQKRASK, from the exons ATGGCCTCTCGGCGGATCACACGGGAGACGTTTGATGCTGTAGTGCAGGACAAAGTTAAAAGGTATCGCATGGACCGAAGTGATGCTATAGAGGACACAATCCATCATTTTAAAG CTCATTCAAGGCCAGTCCCAAGACCAAGATACGAAGACAGTTTTCATGATGATGGAAGATATACTCATGACAATGCCCAGCACCATCCACATGATGACTGGAGTGAAGACCCTAGAGATGACTATCCGGGACCTTCTTATAGATCTACTAGTCCTCTCATAAGGAAAGATAACTATTACCATGAACAGTATGGCCGCCCGGCGTCTCGTGACCGGGAATTTGGCCGCCCGGCATCTCGTGACCGGGAGTATGGGCGTCCAGCTTCGCACGATCGGGAGTATGGGCGTCCAGCTTCGCATGACCGGGAGTATGGGCACCCAGCATCTCACAATCGGGAGTACGGACGCCCAACTTCCCACGAGCGGGAGTATGGGGGCCTGGCTTCTCATGACCAGGACTATGGCCCTCCTGACTCTTGGGAATCCACCGGACCACACGAAACTGACTTTAGTTCTTCGGATATTTTAGGTGATTTTAGATCCCCAGGACTCATGGAAGATGAATATGGCAACATGGAAAATCAGGAGTATGATGTGGACTTTGGAATTCAATCTGACAGCGAGTTCCGACCTCCAATACGGAGGGGCAACATTGGCAGGGGAAGAGCTCTGCGAGGAAAGCGTATTACAAGGGGCGCTGTTAAAACTAAAGTATTCAAAGGAGATATCAAAACTCCCTTAAAGAAATGGAACACTAAAAAGCTGCAACCGGGCCCTGATCAGAAGCCAGCTATGCAACCTGATCAAATGCCAGAAGCTGCTGAACGACCTAACCAGAGGCCGGTGACCGTCCAGCGCCCTAATCCAAAGTTGCCTCCACGACCTAATCAGAGGCCAACTATAACAACCCAGAGACCTATTCTCAGGCTCCCAAAGCCTGCGCATGTTTTCAGAAATCTCAATTTTGACCTTGTGGACAAATCGGACATTTTTTCAACATTTGGAATAGAAATTATAAAATGGGCTGGGTTTCATGCAATAAAAAATGATGCAGAATTTTCCCGGCTCTTTGGAGCTCTCTTTGAGCTAGAGACAGAAACCTGTGCAAAAATGCTTGCTTCGTTCAAATGCTCCTTAAAGCCAGAACACAGAGATTATTGTTTCTTTACTATCAAGAGTTTACAACACGCTGCTCTGAAAACTCCCAAAGTGGACAATGAGTTTTTAAATATGCTATTGGACAAGGGTGCTGTGAAAACAAAGAACTGcttctttgaaataataaaacctTTTGATAAATATATAATGAGGCTACAAGACCGCCTCCTAAAAGGTGTTACACCGCTGCTTATGGCCTGCAATGCTTACGAATTAAGCATAAAGACGAGCGGTTTTGGTAATCCAAGAGAAATGGCAAGTGCTTTTGAGACCACTGTTTCTCTTTGTCGTAAGTCTTTAGCACTTCTGGGTCAGACCTTCGCGCTAGCATCTGTTTTTAGGCAAGAGAAAATACTTGAAGCGGTAGGGCTCCAGGAGATGGCTCCAGCACCAACACTGTTCCCAAACTTCGATGATTCAACGTTGTTTGGAAGAGAGTACATTGAAAACTTGAAGGCTTGGTTGGAGAAAAGTGGATATCCAATTCAGATGAAAAAAACTGAACCAGAGTCCACAGTACAGCTTAAGAAACCCTCTCCTGACACAAAAGTTAAAA CCCCACAGCGAGCTGATCGGAAAGTTGTAGAGACAATTGAACAGCTAGTGAATAGCATTGTTTCAGGAACCTTGTCTGCCAAAGAGAGAAATGCTCAGAAGAACTGTCCTGAATATTG GTTCTTGTCTGATGAAGATAGTCTAGAATACAAGTATTACAGACTGAAGTTATCGGAGATGCAAAGGCGGACATCATCTGGAAAGGAAGTGGGTGGTGAGGGCAGAACACTAGAAGAATCTGCAACAGAATCAGTCAGGGCCATGTTGTATGCCAGGAAAGTTGCAAGTATTAAGAGAaggctatttaaaagaaaaaggcttggaATTATCACACAACATGGTATTCGAGGAAGGAAGGTGAGGAGAGCAACCATAGGGACACAGACTGTGCTTTCAGCTGGTACGGTGCTGAAGCACCAAGAGAAGCATCTTCAAGGTTCAGTCCAGTCAAAGCCTTCTGTATCAGAAACCAGCCTGTCTGAGAAGAATTCTTCCCTCGATACAACCTCATCCTCACAATGTGCCGCCAGTTCAGAGGTGTCTCTGCCAGCAGAAGAAAGGGCAGATTCTGAGGATTTATTAGCACCACCTGAACTTTTCCCACCGTTGTCCTCTCAGTTTCCTGATG TGGATGCTAAAACAATGGAAACTGCTGAGAAGCTTGCCAAGTTTGTTGCTCAGGTAGGACCAGAAATTGAGCAGTTCAGCATAGACAACAGTGCAGATAACCCAGATCTTTG GTTTCTACAGGATCGAAACAGTTCTGCTTTCAAATTTTACCGAATGAAAGTCTATGAGTTATGTCCATCTATTAACTTCAGTGCTGTGTCAGAAGCAACTGATGCTGGGGAAGGTGCTAAACCTGAAGAGAGAAATTTGGATAtttcagaagaggaggaggatgaagaagaggaggaagaagataatGAGGAGGAAGCTGAGTTTGAGGAGGATACCTCCCAGCCTTtggaagaaatggaaatggagcaagcagaggagggagaagaggatgaCATGTCAGCAGGTAGAAGTGTGGAAAACCTAGCTGAAGAGATGATTTCCAAAACAGGAGAGGAAATTTCAACAGGTGAAATGCAGCTAGCCGCATCATCTGATGGTGCTATACCAAATCTGTCGACACAGGCATCAACTCCTGCTCCTGGTACCCTATTTCCTCGCAAACGAATCAGCAGCAAGTCTCTGAAAGTTGGTATGATTCCTGCATCTAAAAGGATTTGCCTCATAGAAGAACCAAAAG TGCATGAACCTGTCAGAATTGCTTATGATAGGCCTCGTGGTTGCCCAGTTACAAAGAAGAAGAAG aaacCAAAAGATTTAGAATTTTCACACAAGAAACTGACAAACAGGAATGTGGGTTTCCAGATGCTTCAGAAGATGGGCTGGCAAGAAGGACATGGCCTTGGTACACGAGGAAAAGGAATCAGAGAGCCTGTAAAAGT GGGTGCTACCTCTGCAGGGGAGGGCTTGGGTgttgcaggggaagaaaataaagaagatgcATTTGATGTTTTCCGTCAAAGAATGATACAAATGTACAGGCAGAAAAGAGCAAGTAAATAG
- the SUGP2 gene encoding SURP and G-patch domain-containing protein 2 isoform X2 gives MASRRITRETFDAVVQDKVKRYRMDRSDAIEDTIHHFKAHSRPVPRPRYEDSFHDDGRYTHDNAQHHPHDDWSEDPRDDYPGPSYRSTSPLIRKDNYYHEQYGRPASRDREFGRPASRDREYGRPASHDREYGRPASHDREYGHPASHNREYGRPTSHEREYGGLASHDQDYGPPDSWESTGPHETDFSSSDILGDFRSPGLMEDEYGNMENQEYDVDFGIQSDSEFRPPIRRGNIGRGRALRGKRITRGAVKTKVFKGDIKTPLKKWNTKKLQPGPDQKPAMQPDQMPEAAERPNQRPVTVQRPNPKLPPRPNQRPTITTQRPILRLPKPAHVFRNLNFDLVDKSDIFSTFGIEIIKWAGFHAIKNDAEFSRLFGALFELETETCAKMLASFKCSLKPEHRDYCFFTIKSLQHAALKTPKVDNEFLNMLLDKGAVKTKNCFFEIIKPFDKYIMRLQDRLLKGVTPLLMACNAYELSIKTSGFGNPREMASAFETTVSLCRKSLALLGQTFALASVFRQEKILEAVGLQEMAPAPTLFPNFDDSTLFGREYIENLKAWLEKSGYPIQMKKTEPESTVQLKKPSPDTKVKTPQRADRKVVETIEQLVNSIVSGTLSAKERNAQKNCPEYWFLSDEDSLEYKYYRLKLSEMQRRTSSGKEVGGEGRTLEESATESVRAMLYARKVASIKRRLFKRKRLGIITQHGIRGRKVRRATIGTQTVLSAGTVLKHQEKHLQGSVQSKPSVSETSLSEKNSSLDTTSSSQCAASSEVSLPAEERADSEDLLAPPELFPPLSSQFPDVDAKTMETAEKLAKFVAQVGPEIEQFSIDNSADNPDLWFLQDRNSSAFKFYRMKVYELCPSINFSAVSEATDAGEGAKPEERNLDISEEEEDEEEEEEDNEEEAEFEEDTSQPLEEMEMEQAEEGEEDDMSAGINSCSWYPISSQTNQQQVSESWYDSCI, from the exons ATGGCCTCTCGGCGGATCACACGGGAGACGTTTGATGCTGTAGTGCAGGACAAAGTTAAAAGGTATCGCATGGACCGAAGTGATGCTATAGAGGACACAATCCATCATTTTAAAG CTCATTCAAGGCCAGTCCCAAGACCAAGATACGAAGACAGTTTTCATGATGATGGAAGATATACTCATGACAATGCCCAGCACCATCCACATGATGACTGGAGTGAAGACCCTAGAGATGACTATCCGGGACCTTCTTATAGATCTACTAGTCCTCTCATAAGGAAAGATAACTATTACCATGAACAGTATGGCCGCCCGGCGTCTCGTGACCGGGAATTTGGCCGCCCGGCATCTCGTGACCGGGAGTATGGGCGTCCAGCTTCGCACGATCGGGAGTATGGGCGTCCAGCTTCGCATGACCGGGAGTATGGGCACCCAGCATCTCACAATCGGGAGTACGGACGCCCAACTTCCCACGAGCGGGAGTATGGGGGCCTGGCTTCTCATGACCAGGACTATGGCCCTCCTGACTCTTGGGAATCCACCGGACCACACGAAACTGACTTTAGTTCTTCGGATATTTTAGGTGATTTTAGATCCCCAGGACTCATGGAAGATGAATATGGCAACATGGAAAATCAGGAGTATGATGTGGACTTTGGAATTCAATCTGACAGCGAGTTCCGACCTCCAATACGGAGGGGCAACATTGGCAGGGGAAGAGCTCTGCGAGGAAAGCGTATTACAAGGGGCGCTGTTAAAACTAAAGTATTCAAAGGAGATATCAAAACTCCCTTAAAGAAATGGAACACTAAAAAGCTGCAACCGGGCCCTGATCAGAAGCCAGCTATGCAACCTGATCAAATGCCAGAAGCTGCTGAACGACCTAACCAGAGGCCGGTGACCGTCCAGCGCCCTAATCCAAAGTTGCCTCCACGACCTAATCAGAGGCCAACTATAACAACCCAGAGACCTATTCTCAGGCTCCCAAAGCCTGCGCATGTTTTCAGAAATCTCAATTTTGACCTTGTGGACAAATCGGACATTTTTTCAACATTTGGAATAGAAATTATAAAATGGGCTGGGTTTCATGCAATAAAAAATGATGCAGAATTTTCCCGGCTCTTTGGAGCTCTCTTTGAGCTAGAGACAGAAACCTGTGCAAAAATGCTTGCTTCGTTCAAATGCTCCTTAAAGCCAGAACACAGAGATTATTGTTTCTTTACTATCAAGAGTTTACAACACGCTGCTCTGAAAACTCCCAAAGTGGACAATGAGTTTTTAAATATGCTATTGGACAAGGGTGCTGTGAAAACAAAGAACTGcttctttgaaataataaaacctTTTGATAAATATATAATGAGGCTACAAGACCGCCTCCTAAAAGGTGTTACACCGCTGCTTATGGCCTGCAATGCTTACGAATTAAGCATAAAGACGAGCGGTTTTGGTAATCCAAGAGAAATGGCAAGTGCTTTTGAGACCACTGTTTCTCTTTGTCGTAAGTCTTTAGCACTTCTGGGTCAGACCTTCGCGCTAGCATCTGTTTTTAGGCAAGAGAAAATACTTGAAGCGGTAGGGCTCCAGGAGATGGCTCCAGCACCAACACTGTTCCCAAACTTCGATGATTCAACGTTGTTTGGAAGAGAGTACATTGAAAACTTGAAGGCTTGGTTGGAGAAAAGTGGATATCCAATTCAGATGAAAAAAACTGAACCAGAGTCCACAGTACAGCTTAAGAAACCCTCTCCTGACACAAAAGTTAAAA CCCCACAGCGAGCTGATCGGAAAGTTGTAGAGACAATTGAACAGCTAGTGAATAGCATTGTTTCAGGAACCTTGTCTGCCAAAGAGAGAAATGCTCAGAAGAACTGTCCTGAATATTG GTTCTTGTCTGATGAAGATAGTCTAGAATACAAGTATTACAGACTGAAGTTATCGGAGATGCAAAGGCGGACATCATCTGGAAAGGAAGTGGGTGGTGAGGGCAGAACACTAGAAGAATCTGCAACAGAATCAGTCAGGGCCATGTTGTATGCCAGGAAAGTTGCAAGTATTAAGAGAaggctatttaaaagaaaaaggcttggaATTATCACACAACATGGTATTCGAGGAAGGAAGGTGAGGAGAGCAACCATAGGGACACAGACTGTGCTTTCAGCTGGTACGGTGCTGAAGCACCAAGAGAAGCATCTTCAAGGTTCAGTCCAGTCAAAGCCTTCTGTATCAGAAACCAGCCTGTCTGAGAAGAATTCTTCCCTCGATACAACCTCATCCTCACAATGTGCCGCCAGTTCAGAGGTGTCTCTGCCAGCAGAAGAAAGGGCAGATTCTGAGGATTTATTAGCACCACCTGAACTTTTCCCACCGTTGTCCTCTCAGTTTCCTGATG TGGATGCTAAAACAATGGAAACTGCTGAGAAGCTTGCCAAGTTTGTTGCTCAGGTAGGACCAGAAATTGAGCAGTTCAGCATAGACAACAGTGCAGATAACCCAGATCTTTG GTTTCTACAGGATCGAAACAGTTCTGCTTTCAAATTTTACCGAATGAAAGTCTATGAGTTATGTCCATCTATTAACTTCAGTGCTGTGTCAGAAGCAACTGATGCTGGGGAAGGTGCTAAACCTGAAGAGAGAAATTTGGATAtttcagaagaggaggaggatgaagaagaggaggaagaagataatGAGGAGGAAGCTGAGTTTGAGGAGGATACCTCCCAGCCTTtggaagaaatggaaatggagcaagcagaggagggagaagaggatgaCATGTCAGCAG GCATCAACTCCTGCTCCTGGTACCCTATTTCCTCGCAAACGAATCAGCAGCAAGTCTCTGAAAGTTGGTATGATTCCTGCATCTAA